A genomic stretch from Lathyrus oleraceus cultivar Zhongwan6 chromosome 2, CAAS_Psat_ZW6_1.0, whole genome shotgun sequence includes:
- the LOC127121280 gene encoding RING-H2 finger protein ATL34 yields the protein MQKHNHFTLLSLDHGQIWLTLLLVIAVIQMSPPVTCQPMGPEDPTENNKSVATIMGIVALMFLFSGFLSLYSAKCSDRQQGVIYDLTLPNGANGVRAQINEPSNGLNQDVIDTFPTFRYSNVKGLKIGKSTLACAVCLNEFQDDETLRLIPKCSHVYHHGCIDIWLVSHNTCPVCRANLVPIPDEEATEPPIISIQIPEGELHHHEEEEEEIEHVVEEELKRDIIEVEYSPKIDLLRRSQTYSAPTRSRSTGFLSSLLLSRSNSTGVLVQPGEDCERFTLRLPDEVRNQMMMNTTTLKRAKSCVSFTRMSSGKCGYRSRSFGCGSGNGQVQYERFGSEEEENLGFVRNNWNNKSARKSHMKCLGVDMDNNGEKRSYDLLGHV from the coding sequence ATGCAGAAGCATAATCACTTTACACTCTTGAGTTTGGATCATGGACAAATATGGCTCACTTTGTTGCTTGTTATTGCTGTCATTCAAATGTCACCGCCGGTGACATGTCAACCTATGGGACCGGAAGATCCGACTGAGAACAACAAATCAGTAGCAACCATAATGGGAATTGTAGCTCTAATGTTCCTCTTCTCAGGCTTTCTTTCTCTCTACTCAGCCAAATGCAGTGATCGTCAGCAAGGAGTTATTTATGACCTCACTTTACCTAACGGTGCAAATGGTGTTAGGGCACAAATCAACGAGCCAAGTAACGGGTTAAACCAAGATGTCATCGACACTTTTCCGACTTTTCGTTACTCCAACGTGAAGGGACTCAAGATTGGGAAGAGCACTTTGGCTTGTGCTGTTTGTTTGAATGAGTTTCAAGACGATGAAACGCTGCGTTTAATACCGAAATGTAGCCATGTTTATCACCATGGTTGTATAGATATTTGGCTTGTTTCTCATAATACTTGTCCAGTTTGTCGTGCTAACCTTGTTCCGATACCCGACGAGGAGGCTACCGAGCCTCCGATTATATCCATACAGATACCAGAAGGAGAATTACATCATcacgaagaagaagaagaagaaatagaaCATGTTGTTGAAGAGGAGCTAAAGCGAGACATAATTGAAGTTGAATATTCACCAAAGATAGATTTGCTTCGTAGATCCCAGACATATTCTGCACCAACACGGTCGAGATCGACAGGATTCTTATCTTCTCTTTTGTTATCACGGTCGAACTCGACGGGTGTGTTGGTGCAGCCAGGTGAGGATTGTGAGAGGTTTACACTTAGGCTACCCGATGAAGTTCGAAATcagatgatgatgaacacgacGACGCTTAAGCGTGCGAAAAGCTGTGTGAGTTTTACGCGAATGAGCAGTGGAAAGTGTGGTTATAGGTCAAGAAGTTTTGGGTGTGGAAGTGGGAATGGTCAAGTGCAGTATGAAAGGTTTGGAAGTGAGGAGGAAGAAAATTTAGGGTTTGTTAGGAACAATTGGAATAATAAATCTGCAAGAAAATCTCATATGAAGTGTTTGGGAGTTGACATGGATAATAATGGTGAGAAGCGATCATATGATCTTTTAGGTCATGTGTAG